CTGGCGGGCATGACTCCTGACGGCACCGTCCGTATCCCCGCCGACCTCGACGCCGTCACCGCGATCGGCGACGAGGACCACTCCGGTATCGACCCGGCGGCCGTGGACCGGATCTGGCGGGCCGCCCGGCACTGGTATTCCGCCGGCCTGCACCCGGCCATCCAGTTGTGCCTGCGCCACAACGGCCGCGTGGTGCTCAACCGGGCGATCGGGCACGGCTGGGGCAACGGCCCCGAAGATCCCGAGGACGCCGAGTTGGTCCCGGTGAGCGTGGACACCCCGTTCTGTGTGTACTCGACCGCCAAGGCCATCACCAGCACCGTGATGCACATGCTGGCCGAGCGCGGCGCCTTCTCCCTCGATGATCGGGTCAGCGACTATCTGCCCGACTACGGCCGACACGGCAAGCACCGCACCACCATTCGGCACGTGATGACCCACAGCGCCGGAGTGCCGTTCGCCACCGGGCCCAAGCCCGACCTCAATCGCGCCGACGACCCGGAGTACGCCCAGGCACAGCTGGCCAATCTGCGCTTGGTGTACCCGCCCGGGCTGATGCACATGTACCACGCCCTGACCTGGGGGCCGCTGACGCGGGAGATCGTGCGGGCAGCCACCGGTCGCGATATCCGGGACGTGCTGGCGACCGAGATCCTGGACCCGCTCGGGTTCCGGTGGACCAATTACGGTGTTGCCCCGCAAGATATTCCGCTGGTGGCGCCCAGCCATGCCACCGGCAAGCAGCCGACCGGCGCGGCGGTCGCGGTGTTCCGCAAGGCCATCGGCGGGTCGGTCCACGAGATCATCCCCGTCACCAACAGCCCGTTCTTTCTGACCACGGTGGTGCCGTCGTCGAACACCATCTCCACCGCGTTCGAGCTGTCGCGGTTCGCCGAGATCTGGCGCCGCGGAGGCGAACTCGACGGGGTGCGGGTGCTGTCACCGGAGACCCTGCGCGGGGCGACGGCGCAGTGCCGCCGGTTGCGGCCCGACGTGGCCACCGGGCTGGCGCCGCTGCGCTGGGGCACCGGTTACATGCTGGGGTCGAAGCGGTTCGGGCCGTTCGGCCGGAACGCTCCGGCCGCGTTCGGGCATCTTGGCCTGGTCAACTGCGCTATCTGGACAGACCCCGAGCGGGGGCTGTCGGCCGGACTGATCTCCAGCGGTAAGCCGGGTCAGGACCCGGAGGCCAAGCGCTACACCGCGCTGATGAACACCATCGCCGCGGAGATGCCCCGTTCTCTGCGTTGACGCTGCGCTCAGGGTGGGAAAGTGCGAGTAGGGCACGCCGTGAGCAGAGTCAACGGGCTAACCCCGAACGCGACCGCGGCCGCCGAGTCCGGTGAGGGACCCGACGGCCGCGATACGCGATCTGCGGAGGTTAGCCCGGTCGGCCTTGGTTGCCGTTGGCGCCCGTGGGGCCGTTGGTGCCGGGTGACCCGCCGGGGGCGGCGGCACCGCCGGTGCCACCGGAGCCGCCGGTGCCGCCAGGACCGCCCGGCGCACTAGCGCCGGCGTTGGTGTAGCCGCCGTTGCCGCCGTTGCCGCCCTTGCCGCCTGCAGGCCCGGCACCGCCGTTACCGCCGGTTCCATCGGTACCGCTGGTGCTGTTGCCGCCGACACCGCCGGCGCCACCGTTACCGCTGTCGCCACCGTTGCCGCCGGTACCGCCGGGCTGGGGTGCGCCGGCGATGGGGACACCGCTCTTACCGCCGTTGCCGCCCACGCCGCCGAGACCACCGGCGCCGCCGTTGCCGCCCTTGCCACCGTTGCCGGTGTTGGAGGCGCCGCCGCTACCGCCCTGGCCGCCATTACCGCCATCACCGCCGTTGGTTCCGGTGCCACCCTTACCAAAGGGGCTATCGGCTCCAGCCGTGCCAGCTTTGCCGGCTCCGCCGGATCCACCGATACCACCGTTGCCACCGTTGCCGCTGTTGGAAGTGCCGCCGACGCCACCGTTGCCGCCATCGCCGGCGGTTCCGTCAAGGGGTTGGGCGCCGCCAGCACCACCGCCACCACCGGTGCCACCGGTGCCGCTGCCGGAGCTACCACCGGCACCGCCGTCCCCGCCGTCGCCGGAGGTCCTGCTCTGGTTGCCGATACCGCCGGCGCCACCCTGGCCACCGACACCGCCGTTGCCATCGAGAGCACCGTTGATGCCGGTACCACCGGCACCACCGTTACCGCCGTTGCCACCGTCGAGGCCATTGCCAGCCGCGTCGACCCCGCCGACACCACCGACGCCACCGTAACCACCGATGCCGGCCGCGCCATCGGTACCGGTGTCGGAGGTGCCACCGATACCGCCCTTACCGCCGTTACCGCCGTTACCGCCGACGGTTCCGTCGGTGGTGGCGCTTGCCACCGCACCGGCCTC
The window above is part of the Mycolicibacter sp. MU0102 genome. Proteins encoded here:
- the lipE gene encoding lipase LipE, with product MTPDGTVRIPADLDAVTAIGDEDHSGIDPAAVDRIWRAARHWYSAGLHPAIQLCLRHNGRVVLNRAIGHGWGNGPEDPEDAELVPVSVDTPFCVYSTAKAITSTVMHMLAERGAFSLDDRVSDYLPDYGRHGKHRTTIRHVMTHSAGVPFATGPKPDLNRADDPEYAQAQLANLRLVYPPGLMHMYHALTWGPLTREIVRAATGRDIRDVLATEILDPLGFRWTNYGVAPQDIPLVAPSHATGKQPTGAAVAVFRKAIGGSVHEIIPVTNSPFFLTTVVPSSNTISTAFELSRFAEIWRRGGELDGVRVLSPETLRGATAQCRRLRPDVATGLAPLRWGTGYMLGSKRFGPFGRNAPAAFGHLGLVNCAIWTDPERGLSAGLISSGKPGQDPEAKRYTALMNTIAAEMPRSLR